In one Halictus rubicundus isolate RS-2024b chromosome 14, iyHalRubi1_principal, whole genome shotgun sequence genomic region, the following are encoded:
- the LOC143360829 gene encoding uncharacterized protein LOC143360829 encodes MSCFCMWITLLILIGSAWSQTTDTEPSARSLKFGFTLLEPIRAQFCNAYCKQHSRFLILGNTSCRVNCPELWMLVGTSMSEKPPMPAMMVKPDKPDKPEGTDKPGKPGGTGTADKPGGTDTAGSSGGTNTAGSSGGTGATGTSGGTGATGTSGGTGATGTSGGTGATGTSGGTGATGTSGGTGATGTSGGSGGR; translated from the exons ATGTCGTGCTTCTGCATGTGGATTACTTTACTGATATTGATCGGTTCCGCATGGTCACAG ACCACCGACACAGAACCGTCTGCAAGGTCGTTAAAATTCGGTTTTACATTGTTGGAACCCATACGAGCACAGTTTTGCAATGCTTATTGCAAACAGCATAGTAGATTTTTGATCCTTGGGAATACTAGTTGCCGTGTGAATTGTCCTGAATTGTGGATGCTTGTTGGAACAAGTATGTCTGAGAAGCCACCAATGCCTGCAATGATGGTGAAACCTGATAAACCTGATAAACCTGAGGGTACTGATAAACCTGGTAAACCTGGGGGCACTGGTACAGCTGATAAACCTGGGGGCACTGATACAGCTGGTAGCTCTGGGGGCACTAATACAGCTGGTAGCTCTGGGGGCACTGGTGCAACTGGTACTTCTGGGGGCACTGGTGCAACTGGTACCTCTGGGGGCACTGGTGCAACTGGTACCTCTGGGGGCACTGGTGCAACTGGTACCTCTGGGGGCACTGGTGCAACTGGTACCTCTGGGGGCACTGGTGCAACTGGTACCTCTGGGGGCTCTGGAGGGCGTTAA